CCCGCCATGTGCCCGCGACCGGCCTGTTCGGCAAGCCTGCGGCCGTCGTATGCGTCACGGACTTCGAGCCCGTGATCCAGCAACACCGTGACACCGTGGACGTCCTCGCCGCAGGCAAGAAGCTCACCTTCGCCGGCAAGGCGTACCCCGCCCTCACCCTGCTCCTCAGCGGCCACCCCGTCGACATCTGCGACACCGCTGAGAAGACCGGCGTGGACGTGGAACAGCTCGCCGAGATCCTGCTGAAGGAGGAGCTGTGCACGGAGCTGACCCCCGCCTTGTCCTCGGCCTACACCGGTCTCGTCACCATCGCGACATCCTGACGCCCGCGCTTCACCTCGGCGTCACCGCACTGGACACCGCGGCTCCCTACCTCGGATTCCGCTCACACACGGCATTGGCCGAGACTGCGGCCGATCTGTTGCCGAAGTTCACCCTCTCCACAAAGATGGGCTCCTCCATAACCCCGAGCGGAGCCTCACGGGCCTGTCCCCGGCTGACGGCCACTCTCTCCTCGGCAGCGCCTGCATCGCTCTGGCCGACGCCGCCCGCGAGGGCCTGTGCTGTGCCTGGGGCGTGGCCTCGTGGGACCCCCGGCCGCTTGGGACGGTGGGGGTGGACGGCCTGCCTTCTCCGGACGGCTTGACGATCCGGGCCGGGCTCCTCGTAGGGGTCGACCTCCTCGATGCCACGGCGATCCTGCGTCGGTCCCCGGCCGTTCCTGCGACCGCCCCACGACGGTCTGTCCCGCATGCAGGCAGCGTTCCGGACCGCGTTCCACCTGCCCAGAGTTGCCGCAACGGCGGTCGGCACCGACGATCCCGGTCACCTGGCCCAACTGGTGCTGGCCCTGGGCGCCAAGGTGGACACTGCTGCCGTCAACCAGTACCTGTGCGCCCTCCACTCACGCCGTCAGAGCTGAAGCTCAGCCACCAGGCGTTCGGCTTCCTTCCGGGCCGGCGCCAGTAGCGGGTCCTCCTCGTAGGCGTGCGGTCCGACGATCTTCGACAGGAAGACAGCGCCATCAGCTTGCCGTCCCGGCTCTCCAAGTCCGCACGCCGCTCCCGGCGGACGCGGTCCGCGAGTGCCGGGACGGCCAGCGCGTTGCCCCACAGCGTTGCGGCGTCCAAGCCCCGGGGCGCCAGACCCCAGTCCTCCCAGTCGATGACTCGCGACCTCCTCAGCGAACGGACGACCGTAGCAGGAGAGGGCTCGCCGTTCAGGCGAAGAACCCTGACGGGCGACGCGTGGCCCTGGCCAGCGACACCGACCGGATCAGCGGGTGCACCACCGTGCCGGTATGGCCTTCCCGCCACACCAAGCAAGGGGCGGGCGCCCGGCCTCCCCGGTGCCCGCCCCCACCCGCCTCACTCCCCCCGGAACAGCTCCACCAGGTCCTGGCGGCCGAAGACCGCCGCCGCCTCGGTCGCCGAGGGGGAGCCCGCCTCCGGGTCCGCGCCGTGGGCGAGGAGGACGCGGACGACCTCGTCCTCGCCCTTGAAGACGGCGCCGCCGAGCGGGGTCTGGCCGCGGTCGTTGGGGCGGTTGGGGTCGGCGCCGCGCTGGAGCAGGGCGTTCACGGCGTCGAGGTGGCCGTGGTAGGCGGCCAGCATGATGAGGGAGTCACCCCTGTCGTTGGTGAGGTTGGCCGGTACACCCGCGTCCACATACGCGGCGAGCGTGTCCGTGTCCCCGTGTCGTGCCAGGTCGAAGACCTTGGACGCGAGCTGGAGTACCTCGGGGTCGTGTGCGGGCTCGGTCTCGGGGGTCGACTCGGTCATGGTCTGCGGTCCTCCGGGTTCGGCGCCTGGAACGGCACCCCGACTTGGGTGCCGCTCCACCCTACGTACGGCCGCGCGCGGGGGAACCGGCAGTGCCGTGCGGCGCGCGCCTCTTCGGCCAACCGGCCCCGGGCGGAGCTCACCGGTGAACGCGCGGACGGCCCCGGCGGAGTCGGGCGCGTCCGTCCGGGTGAATCACCGTCGATCCCCATCGGCGGACGCCAAGGGCGTGGCAGGGGCGTCGATGATCGCCGGGGAGCCGGTTTCGGGCCGTGATTGCGGGGTTCGCCTCCCCCGGTGAAGTGATCACCCATCCTCCCGATCGAGTGAATCGAACGATAAATAACCCCTTTGCCGCTTTTGCCGTATTAACACTTTCTGTGAGGCTGGAGGGACTCATGGTGACCGTCCCCCACCAACAGGAGAACCCCATGATCCTGACCATCTCCGGCGTCGTGCTCCTCGGTGTCGTCGTGTTCCTGTTCTTCAGGAAGGACGGCCTGAAGGCATCGCACGCGCTCGTCTGCTGCCTCTTCGGCTTCTACCTCGCGGGAACGGCGATCGCGCCCAGCATCAAGGCGGGCGGGGCGAGCCTCGCGAGCCTGCTGGGCGGGCTCAAGTTCTGACGCCTCCCGCACCCCCGCACGTACCGACAACAGGAGACCGACGTGGGCCGGCGTACGCTCCCCCGCTTTCTGTCCGAGAACCCGACCATCACCCGTGTCCGGGAGTTCTCGCGCACCGTCGCCGACAATGCCGCTGATGTGCTCCACCCGCTGATCGTCGTCTCGCGTGGGCTGCGTTCCCTGGCCGCTTCCGGGCGGCGCAAGTGGGCCGAGACCCCGAAGGAACGGCGGGGGCCCACGGTGGTCCTGGTGGGCTCGTGCGTGTTCATCGTGGCGCTCGTGCCGTACGGGCCGGTGCTCGCCACGATCGGGCTGATGGCGGCGGCCGCCTGGGCGGGGCGCCGGAACGCGCCCCAGCCGGCGGCGGAGGTGGACGAGGCGGACACCGGACGGCTCCAGGCGCTGTACGAGGCCCTGGTGCCGTACTTCGCGGCCCCCGGGGACCCTGCGCCGCTCTACGCGCACGGGGGCAGCTGGAGTGCGGCCTTCGAGGGGCACGCCTTCGACGACCGGGGACGGCTGACCGCCCTCCGGCTGCGCTACCCCGCCTACTTCACCGACGGCGACGCCGAATCCCGCACCCGGATCGAGCAGTTGCTGCACCTCAAGGCCGGCCGGGGCCGGGAGTACCGCTTCGACTGGGACGAGGCGGGCAACCGCCTCGCCCTGCACGCGCTGCCCGCGCTCGACACCGACGTCTTCGCCCAGCGGTTCGTCACCGCGCCCGGCGAGGCCGTGCTCGGCTTCACCGACGCCTCGGACGTCCAGCGGACCCTGCCGGTGACCGCGGGCGACGAGACCCGCGACGCACCGCCCGTCGTGTGGCGCACGGGCCAGCGGTCCACCGAGCCGCACCTGCTGGCCCTCGGCCAGCCGTCGAGCGGCACCACGACGCTGCTGCGCTCGATCGCTCTGCAGGTCCTCCACCACGGCGACGTCGTGGTGGTCGACGGCAGCGGCGCGGGCGAGTACGCCTTCCTGCGCGGCCGGGACGGGGTGCTGGCCGTCGAATCCTCCCTGCCGGGCGCCCTCGCGACGCTGGAGTGGGCGGCGCACGAGACCGAGCGCCGGCTGCTGACCGCCAACCACGCCCGCCAGCAGGGCCGCCCGACGCCCGAGGACATCCGCCGCCCCTTGTGGGTCATCGTCGACCGGCCCACGGTGCTGAGCCATCTCGCCCGGGGCGAGGGGCGCCGCGATCCGCAGGAACTGCTCCAGGTACCCCTGCGGCACGGCCGGGTCGGCAACGTCACCGTCGCGGTGGCCGAACAGCTCGACGGCTACGAGCAGCTGACCGAGCCGGTCCGGACCCACACCCGCGCCCGGCTGGTCCTCGGCGCCGTGACCCCCGATCAGGTGTGCACCGCGCTCGGCGCGCCACCGCACACCACACCGGCGCGGGACGTCCCGCCGGGCCGCGGCTACGCCCGGCTGGGCTCGGGCCCGGTGCACCGGGTCCAGGTGCCGCACACCCCGAACCCGTACGACGAGGAGACGACCGACGCCCAGCGCGAGGCGGTGCTGTCCCTGCTGCCCGAGACCGCTCCCGTCCCGGGTGCGGCGGAGGACCCCTGGTCGTACGCGGACCCCGCCCCGACCGCCGCCTCCGCCCCTCCCCCTGTCTCCGCCTCTGTCTCCACCTCCGTCCCCATCTCCGCCTATGCCTCCGCCTCCGCTTATGACCCCGACCCGGACTCGACGGAGGGCGGCGCGGGCGCGGCGTGGGCGACCGCCGTCCCGGCGGCCGACGACGGCGGACCCACCTGGGCGGGCACCGACCCGGTGTGGCTCAGTGTGGATTCGACGCAGGCCGGCCCCGGTTTGGCCTGGGCCGGTGCCGAACTGGCGGAGGCCGGCGAGGGCCGGCCGGGGCACGGTCCGGCCGGACCGGACACCGGTGACCGTGCCGGCCCCCACCACCCCGGCACGGACCCGAAGCCGCTTCAGGCCACGTAGGTCCGCGGGGCCTCGACCGCTGCCGTCGCGCCGCTCGCCACCAGGCGGGCGGCCTCCGCGAGCCGGGTCGCGGCCTCCTCGGCGACCGCCCCCGTGACGGTGAACGGGAGCCGTACGAAGCCCTCGAAGGCCCCGTCGACACCGAAGCGCGGACCGGAGGGCACCCGCACGCCGAGCCGCTCCCCCGCCTCGGCGATCCGCGATCCCGAGAGGCCGCCGGTGCGCACCCACAGGGTGAGCCCGCCCTTCGGGACGGTGAACTCCCAGTCGGGCAGGTGACGGCCGAGGGCGTCGACGAGCGCGTCACGGTTCTCCAGCGTCTGGGTGCGCCGTATACCGATGGAGGCGTCCCAGCCCTCGGTGCTGAGCAGCCAGGTCACGGCGAGCTGTTCGAGCACGGGCGTGCCGAGGTCGGCGTAGGCGCGGGCGGCGACGAGGCTGCGGATGACGTCGGGGGCCGCGCGCACCCAGCCGATCCGCAGCCCCGCCCAGAACGTCTTGCTGGCCGAGCCGACGGTGATCACCGCGCTGCCCGCCGGGTCGAAGGCGCAGACGGGCCGGGGCATGGCGACGCCCGGTTCGAGGCACAGGTCGGACATGGTCTCGTCGGCGATGAGGAGGGTGCCGGCGGCCCGCGCGGCCTCGACGAGTTCCCGGCGCTGCTCCTCGGGGGCCAGCGCGCCGGTCGGGTTGTGGAAGTCGGCGATGACGTAGGCGAGGCGGGGCGCGGCGTCGCGCAGCACCTGACGCCAGGCGGGCAGGTCCCAGCCGGCGAGCCGGTCGGCCATCGCGACGGGCACGAGCCGGGTGCCGGCCTCGCGCATGAGCTGCAGGACGTTGGCGTACGAGGGGGACTCGACGGCGACCCGCTCGCCGTGCCCGGCGAACAGCCGACAGATCGCGGCGACGGCGCCCATGGCCCCCGTGGTCACCATGATCTGCTCGGGCATGGTCGGGATGCCGCGGGCGGTGTAGCGGTCGGCGAGGGCCTGGCGCAGGGCGGGCAGCCCGGCGGGGTAGTCACCGTGGGTGTGGGCGTACGGCGGCAGCTCCTCGAGGGCGCCCTGGAAGGCGCGGGTGAGCCACGGCTCGGGCGCGGTGAGGGCGGCGCAGCCCAGGTCGATCACGGAGCCGACGGCCTCCGGCGGGAGGGGGTCGAGTCCGCGGGTGGGCAGCGGGTTTCCGGCGGGCACGGCCGTCCAGCTGCCGGCGCCGCGGCGGGATTCGAGGAAGCCCTCGCCGCGCAGGGCCTCGTAGGCGGCGGCGACGGTGGTGCGGCTGACGGAGAGCGCCGCGGCGAGTTCCCGCTCGGCGGGCAGCCGCGCGGCGACCGGGACGCGGCCTTCCAGGACGAGCAGCCGGATGCCGTCCGCGAGGGAGCGGTAGGCGGGTGAGCGACGGCCGCCGATCGGGGTCACGGTGTCGCGCGCGTGCTGCGAACCGAGGAGACGCGCCAACTGCGGCGCCCCCACCGAAGAGGTCCACTGACTCATCTCGTGCGGTCCACCTTTCGGGAATTGGCCATGGAGTACATCCTCCACCAGTCCACAGACTGGCACGCGGCAGGCCACCCGTACCACCGGTGGCCGCCGAAAATAGGCTTTAGGCCGAATTCATTCGGCCCGCCCCGGTCCGGCGCAGCCCGGCTCCGGACGACGAAGTACGACCCAGCAGGAGGAACCATTGTCCGCGTCAGGGGGGCCGTCCCTCGCCCGCCGTCTGGTCCAGCTGTACGGCGGGCTGGTGCTGTACGGGGTGAGCGCGGGGCTGCAGCTGCGGGCGGGGCTCGGGCTGGCACCGTGGGACGTCCTGAGCCAGGGTGTCGCGGGGCGTACGGGCCTGTCGATCGGGACGGTGTCCATCCTCATCGGGGCGCTCGTGCTGCTCCTGTGGGTGCCGCTGCGCCAGCGGCCCGGCCTGGGCACGGTCTCGAACGTGCTGGTGATCGGCCTGGCGCTGGACGCGACGCTGACCCTGACCCCGGCCCCCGGACCGCTGTGGGTGCGGGTTCCGCTGCTGGTCCTCTCGATCGTGCTGGGCGCGGTGGCGACCGGGCTCTACATCACCCCGCGCTTCGGCCCGGGTCCGCGGGACGGGCTGATGACCGGCCTGCACCGCAGGACCGGGCGCTCGGTGCGGCTGGTGCGCACCTGCATCGAGGTGGTCGTGCTGGCGACGGGGTTCGCGCTCGGCGGCTCGGTGGGCGCCGGGACGGTGCTGTACGCGGTGGGCATCGGGCCGCTGTCCCAGTTCTTCCTGCGCGCCTTCGCCCTGCCGGAGCGGCCGGAGCAGCCCCGGCCCGAGGACCCGGAAGGCCCCCGAGAGCCGCGCGATACGGCCGTTCCGGTGGCCTCCCCGGCGGTCACGGCACGCGAAGTTCCGGACCTGGTTTAGGCCACGGACCGGCGGGCCGGTAGTGTACGCCTTTGACCCACCGGACGGACCGTTACTGCGCGCTGAATAGGCAGAAACACAGGGTGACATCTGTTGTCAGATGTGACAAACCGGGCGCTGGTGGGTACAACAAGGGGCGGCACGACGGGCGACGCATGTCCCTCAACGGGGAATCTTCACCGCCGACCGGACGTTGACCGGATGACGACGACAGCGACACCTGTCCTGTGGGCGACAAAGCCCGGGAGGCACGATTCATGAGTGAGCGAGCTCTCCGCGGCACGCGACTTGTGGTTACCAGCTACGAGACCGACCGCGGCATCGATCTGGCCCCGCGCCAGGCGGTGGAGTACGCATGCCCGAACGGACATCGATTTGAGATGCCGTTCTCGGTAGAGGCGGAGATTCCGCCGGAGTGGGAGTGCAAGGCGTGCGGCGCCGTGGCACTCCTGGTAGACGGCGATGGTCCTGAGGAGAAGAAGGGCAAGCCCGCGCGTACGCACTGGGACATGCTCATGGAGCGGCGTACCCGCGAGGAGCTCGAGGAGGTGCTGGCCGAGAGGCTGGCCGTCCTGCGCTCCGGTGCCATGAACATCGCCGTGCATCCGCGGGACAACCGCAAGTCCGCCTGAGTTTGTCGGGGCGGCATAGGGATTGATCCATCGGATCCGTCAAGGGCCCGGGCCACTGCGCTGAGCAGTGGCCCGGGCCCTTGTCCGCGTCATGGGGGCTTGTGGGGGCTTGTCCGCGCCCTGGGGCTGTAGCGCCGACCCGGGGGACGAAGACGGGCATCGGTCACCCGATGCCCGTAAAGCGCCCGTAACGCCCCTGACCGAGTCCCCTGGCCGACTGGCGTCGGCCCGGCCTCCCGGCCCGTCTCAGCGCGGCAGCCGCGGCCCGTCCTGGCGCGGCGCGGGCGGCTCGTCGTCGCGGATGACCTCGCCCTGGACGACCTTGCCGTCGGGCCGGTGCATCCGGGCCTGCTGGAAGGCGTCACCGAGGGGGCCCGGGCCGAAGGCCGCCGCCCGGCGGTCCACGCCGCGCTGCAGGCCCTTGCGCAGCAGCGCGCGGGTCGGCGGGAAGAGGCACAGCAGCCCGGCCGCGTCGGAGAGCAGGCCCGGCACCATCAGCAGCAGCCCGCCCAGCATCGTCAGACCGTTGCCGCCCGTGCTCCCGGTGGCGCCCGGGGCCTGCGCGGCGGCGGGCCCCTGCGCGTCGTCCGGGGCCTTGGGCGGCTGGAGGGAGTCCGTCAGCCGCTTCCAGGCGCGGCGTCCGGCCCGCTTGATCACGAACCCGCCGAGCAGCACACCCCCGGCCAGCAGGGCGAGGACGGTGAGCCCGCCCGCCGCGTCGGCCACCATCATCAGCAGCCAGATCTCCAGCACCGCCCAGACCGCCACGGCCAAGGGGATGAGCCTGCGGGCACGGCCCCGTTTCGGCGGCCGGCCGTCCATCGTCTGCTGTGCTCCGAACGTCATGCCTCAAGTGTGCCTGGGCCGCGCCCGTGGGGAACGCCCCGGGTGGGGGCGTCCGGCGGGGTCCGGGTCAGTTCTTCCCGCCCCGGCCCAGGGCCTTGCCGACCCGGGAGCCGACGCCCCAGGACGTGACCCGCCACAGGGCCTCCGCGACGATGTCGCGGCTCATCTTGCTGTCGCCCAGCTCGCGCTCGACAAAGGTGATGGGGACCTCGACGACGTGGAAGCCGGCCTTCACGGCCCGCCAGGCCAGGTCGACCTGGAAGCAGTAGCCCTGGGAGGCCACCTCGTCCATGCCCAGCCCCTCCAGGGTCTCCCGGCGGAAGGCCCGGAAACCGCCGGTGACGTCGCGGATCGGGACGTCGAGGAGGAGGCGGGAGTAGGTGGAGCCGCCACGGGAGAGGATCTCGCGGGACTTCGGCCAGTTCACGACCCGGCCGCCGGGGACCCAGCGGGAGCCGAGCACCAGGTCGGCGCCCTTGAGGGCGGTGAGCAGCCGGGGCAGCTCCTCGGGCTGGTGGGAGCCGTCGGCGTCCATTTCCACCAGGACGCCGTAGCCGTTGTCCAGGCCCCAGTGGAAGCCGGCCAGATAGGCGGCTCCCAGGCCTTCCTTGCCCTTGCGGTGCAGCACCTTGACGTGGTCGTCGTCGGCCGCCAGCTCGTCGGCGAGCTTGCCGGTGCCGTCGGGGCTGTTGTCGTCGGCGACGAGGACGTGCGCCTCCGGCACGGCCGACCGCACCCGGCCGACGATGAGCTTGATGTTCTCCGCCTCGTTATAGGTCGGGATGATCACCAAGGTCGTGCCGAGCGGACCGTATCTCCGCTGACCACCGTCGTTCACTGCTGCCCCTTCTCGTCCGGTCGTCCTCGACGGCCGATCATGATCGCGGCCGCGCAGGACAGAAGGCCCACCATAGCGAGCGCCCATTCGGGCGCGGCACCGGCGCGGTCGGCCACGGTGATCTCGTCCCGCAGGGGGATGGAGGTGCTGATGACGTCACGGGTGAATTCCGCGCTGCGGTGGAGCACCTTGCCGTCGGGGGCGACGACCGCGCTGATGCCGCTCGTCGCGGCGGTGACCACGGCCCGGCCGTGCTCGACCGCCCGCAGCCGCGACATGGCCAGCTGCTGCTCGGGCTGGCCGGTGCGGCCGTAGGTGGCGTTGTTGGTCTGGACGACGAGGGCGCGGGCGCCGGCCATGACGGTGTCGTGGACGATCTCGTCGTAGGCCACCTCGAAGCAGATGACGTCGCCGAGCCGCGCCGGGCCGATCTTCAGCACCCCGGTGTGGTCGCCGGGGTAGAAGTCGCGGGGCACGCGCTGGAGTCGGGTGATGACCTTGCTCAGCTGCTGCCGGAAGGGCACGTACTCGCCGAACGGCACCGGGTGCTGCTTGGTGTACGAGGCGCCGGGGCCCTTCACGGGGTCCCAGACGATGCCCTGGTTGTCGACGTAGCCGGGCTTGCCCGGGTGGTCGACGAGGGCGCCGACGAGGACGGGCACGCCGACCGCCCGCACGGCCTCCTCGATCCGGTCGTAGGCCTCGGCGTACTGGAAGGGATCCAGGTCGGAGGAGTTCTCCGGCCAGATGACCAGGTCGGGCTTCTTCACGCGGCCGGCCTTGATGTCCTTCGCCAGGGCGAGGGTGGCGTCGACGTGGTTGTTGAGGATCATCATCGGGCGGCCGAGGAAGTTCATCCCCGGGTTCTGCACATTGCCCTGGACGATGGCGATGTCGACCGTGTCGGCCGCCTTGGTGGGCACCGGCACGGCGTACCCGGCGAGGACGACGGCCGCGGCCAGCGCGGCGGCCTCGACGGCGGGCAGCGCGGCGCGCACGGCCCGTACGCGGTCGCCGGCGGCCCCCCGCAGGCGCCAGGCGGCGACCACCGCGCAGGCCAGCAGCCCGCCGGTGAGCGCCACGGCGAAGGTGACCAGCGGGGCGCCGCCGAGCGCGGCGAGCGGGGTGAAGGGGGAGCCGGTGTTGGCGAAGGCGAGCCGCCCCCACGGGAAGCCGCCGAAGGGCGTCCGGTCACGGGCCCACTCCTGCGCGACCCACAGACAGGCGCCCCACAGCGGCCAGCCGGGCAGCCGGGAGGTCACGGCCAGGCCCGCGCCGAGGAGGGCGATGAACAGCGCCTCGATGACGGAGAGGCCGAAGACGGCGTCGTAGCCGACCACGTGCAGCCAGCGCAGCAGGAAGAAGAAGAACGGCAGCGCGAAGGCGAAGCCCGTCCAGGCGCCCTGCCGGGCGGTGCGGCCCCGGGTCAGCAGTGCCAGGGCGGCGACGGCCACGAAGGACAGCGGCCACAGGTCGTACGGCGGGAAGGACGCGGTGAGGGCCAGTCCCGCGACGGCGGCGAGGGCACTGCGCCGCGCCTCACGACGGGCCAGTCGGACGAGGCGGGTGAGCCGCGTGGGGCCGCCGGACCGGGATGCCGTGTCACCGGCGGCGGAAACCGCGTCCGGATGCGCGTCTGAAGCGTCCGAGGCGTCGGGGCCGTCCGCCGGTGTCGGCGGTACGGGCGCCTTCGCAGCGTCACCGGCCTCCGGCTGTTCGTCGGCTGCCTGCGGCCGGCCGGCGGCGTTCTCGCGGGCGTCGGGCCGCGCTGGCGGGCCCGGTGGACGCGGGGAGCGGGAAGACGGCCCGCCCGGCCGGCCGACGGTGTCGCCGTCGGCGGCGTCGGCGGTGGTTTCGGGACCCGGGGGCACGGTCGCGCCTTCCTGCTGCTGTGCGGTGGTGAGCCGACCGTACAACGCCCGGGGGGGCCACCGGCTCCCGGGTGCGGGCAGCGGGGCCTGCCGCCCCGGTCGAATGGGGGCCCGGCGTCCTTCGGGCCGGCCTGGGATCCGCTGGCTGCGAGTCGACCGAATGCCGTTGTCTACTGAACGTCCGGGCCCCACCCGGGTCGCACCTGCCGGCCCGGCGGAACCGTCCCTCGCCCCCGTGCGCTGGACCTGGCTCCCAGTGGCGGTGAGCGCTCCGGCTCACCGCCCATGGCCCAGCGGCGCTCGACGACTGTGTGGAGATTCACCGGTCGGACGTCCTGTGGTGGACTCCGCCGAACCTACCCGCCGCCGCCCGCACCCTGTCAACACCCTCATGACCTGCGTGGCTGCCTCAAATCAGCAGGTCAGTACGGCGAGTGGGGCGTCGGAGGGGCCGGCTCACGGCACGTCGTTCGGCGGTACGCGGCGCCGTGCGCGTCACTCGTTCGGACGCGTGAAGACGGTGTGCCCGCCGACCACCGTGCGCAGACAGACCGGCAGGGGGGCGCCGGGGGTGAGATCGGGCAGGCCGGGCGTGCCCGAGCGGGGGTCGGTGGACCAGCTGGCGACCCGGTCGTCGGGCACCTGCACGACGAGCTCACCGGTCCTCCATACGGCGTAGTCGGCGGGCGCGCCCGGCACCAGGACGCCCGCGTCGTCACGGCCGATCGCCCGCCAGCCGCCCCGGGTGTGCGCGGTGAAGGCGGCCCGGACGGAGACGCGGTGCCCGGGGGTGCGGTGGAAGGCGGCGGCGCGGACGGTGCCCCAGGGGTCGAGGGGGGTGACGGGGCTGTCCGAACCGAGGGCGAGCGGGACACCGGCCCGCAGCAGGGCCGCGTACGGGTTGAGGGTGCGGGCCCGCTCCACGCCGAGCCGTTCGGCGTACATGGCCTCGTCGCCGCCCCAGGCGGCGTCGAAGGCCGGCTGGACAGAGGCGGTGAGGGCGAGTTCGGCGAAGGCGGCGATGTGCTCGGGGGTGAGCATCTCGGCGTGCTCGACGCGGTGCCGGGCGGCGCGGATCCGGGCGAGGCCGAGCCGGTCGGCGGCGGCCCGTACGCCCTCCACCACGGCGGTGAGCGCGGCGTCGCCGATGGCGTGGAAACCGGCCTGGATGCCCGCTTCGGTGCAGGCGGTGACGTGGGCGGCGATGGCGGCCGCGTCCAGGTGCGCGGTGCCGGTGTGGTCCGCGTGCGGGCCGTCGGCGTAGGGCTCGTGGAGGCACGCGGTGTGCGAGCCGAGGGAGCCGTCGACGAAGAGGTCGCCGGCCGCGCCGAGCGCGCCGAGTTCGAGGACGCGGCTCGCGTCGGCGGCGCTGGTGAGCGCCTCGGCCCAGTAGCCGACGACGCGCGGGCCGGGGCGTTCGGCGGCCAGGCTCAGCAGGCCGGTGAGGTCGTCGGCGCTGGAGATCCGCGGCCCGGCGCACTCGTGGAGGGAGCCGATGCCGAGCGAGGCGGCCCGCTCCAGCGCCGCGGCCTGCGCGGCGGCCCGCTGGGCGGGGGTGACGCTCGCGTACGCGGCGGCGCGCACGGCGTGGTGGGCGTCGCCGGTCAGCGGCGCGTCCGGGCCGCCGCCGGGCAGCCCCGCGGCGTGCGGGACGAGGTCGAGCAGGGCCGTGGTGACGACGGCGGAGTGGACGTCGGCGCGGGTGAGGTAGAGCGGCCGGCCGCCGGTGGCCTCGTCCAGCTCGCGGCGGGACGGGGGCCGGTGCTCGGGCCAGCGGGTGGCGTCCCAGCCGTGGCCGAGCAGCACCCGGTCAGCGGGCCGGGCGGCGGCGTGGGCGCGGATGCGGTCGAGGGCCTCGGGGAGCGTGCGGGCGTCGGTGAGGTCGAGGCCGGTGAGCGCGAGGCCGGTGGAGGTGGTGTGCACATGGGCGTCGGTGAACGCGGGGGTGACGAGCGCGCCTTCGAGGTCGACGACCTCGTCCACGCCGTCGGCGAAGGAGTCCGCCGCGCCTTCGGAGCCGACCCAGGCGACGTGGCCGCGCTCGACCACCATGGCCGTGGCGAAGGGGTCGGCGGGGCTGTGCACCTCGCCGCCGCGCAGCAGCACGGTACGGGGCTCTTCCTGAGGGGTGGGGCGGTCGCTCATGCAGCGAATCTTCTCCCAGCCCCGCCCCTTCCCGTAACCGGGGCTCCGGTCGCCGGACCGGCCGGCCGTCAGCCCACCCGCGGCGGTCTGGCCTCGTACGGGGTCGACAGCACGATCGTCGTGCGCGTCGAGACCCCCGCCAACGAGCGGATCCGGGCCAGGAGGTGCTCCAGCTCCAGGGGCGTGGCGACGCGGACCTTGAGGATGTAGTTCTCGTCGCCGGCGACGCTGTGGCAGGCCTCGATCTCGGGGATCTCGGCGAGCCGGTCGGCGATGTCGTCGGGGGCGCTCGGGTCGAAGGGCTTCACCGAGATGAACGCGGTGAGCGGCAGCCCGACGGCCTCGGGGTCGACCACCGCCGCGTACCCCCGGATGACGCCGCGCTGTTCGAGCCGGCGCACGCGCTGGTGCACCGCCGAGGTGGACAGGCCCGTGGCCTTCCCCAGGTCGGTGTAGCTCATCCGCCCGTCCTTGACGAGCAGTTCCACGATTTCTCTGTCCAACTCCTCCACGCGGGTCAACCTACTGGGTCCCGGGCCGCCCGGCACAGCCGAACGGGCGCATAGCCGCACAAGCCATGTGATGAACGACACACTCATGCGCCCGTGTCCTGTGCCGGAACGGGCGGTTATCTGACCCTCCACCAGGGAAGTGCTTGCTGTGGCCGAGGCCGAGGTGCCTGGCCGGCCCATCCGAGGGGGAGAAGCACTATGCCCAGCCTGGAACGCCTCAATGACGGCGACGGCAGCCTGTACGAGATCTACGAGATGTTCCGGGTGACGTGCCCGGACTGCGCGCGGCCGATCGCGCTGCTCGCCGACGAGGACGTGCTCCCCGA
The window above is part of the Streptomyces syringium genome. Proteins encoded here:
- the lnt gene encoding apolipoprotein N-acyltransferase, coding for MPPGPETTADAADGDTVGRPGGPSSRSPRPPGPPARPDARENAAGRPQAADEQPEAGDAAKAPVPPTPADGPDASDASDAHPDAVSAAGDTASRSGGPTRLTRLVRLARREARRSALAAVAGLALTASFPPYDLWPLSFVAVAALALLTRGRTARQGAWTGFAFALPFFFFLLRWLHVVGYDAVFGLSVIEALFIALLGAGLAVTSRLPGWPLWGACLWVAQEWARDRTPFGGFPWGRLAFANTGSPFTPLAALGGAPLVTFAVALTGGLLACAVVAAWRLRGAAGDRVRAVRAALPAVEAAALAAAVVLAGYAVPVPTKAADTVDIAIVQGNVQNPGMNFLGRPMMILNNHVDATLALAKDIKAGRVKKPDLVIWPENSSDLDPFQYAEAYDRIEEAVRAVGVPVLVGALVDHPGKPGYVDNQGIVWDPVKGPGASYTKQHPVPFGEYVPFRQQLSKVITRLQRVPRDFYPGDHTGVLKIGPARLGDVICFEVAYDEIVHDTVMAGARALVVQTNNATYGRTGQPEQQLAMSRLRAVEHGRAVVTAATSGISAVVAPDGKVLHRSAEFTRDVISTSIPLRDEITVADRAGAAPEWALAMVGLLSCAAAIMIGRRGRPDEKGQQ
- a CDS encoding amidohydrolase — protein: MSDRPTPQEEPRTVLLRGGEVHSPADPFATAMVVERGHVAWVGSEGAADSFADGVDEVVDLEGALVTPAFTDAHVHTTSTGLALTGLDLTDARTLPEALDRIRAHAAARPADRVLLGHGWDATRWPEHRPPSRRELDEATGGRPLYLTRADVHSAVVTTALLDLVPHAAGLPGGGPDAPLTGDAHHAVRAAAYASVTPAQRAAAQAAALERAASLGIGSLHECAGPRISSADDLTGLLSLAAERPGPRVVGYWAEALTSAADASRVLELGALGAAGDLFVDGSLGSHTACLHEPYADGPHADHTGTAHLDAAAIAAHVTACTEAGIQAGFHAIGDAALTAVVEGVRAAADRLGLARIRAARHRVEHAEMLTPEHIAAFAELALTASVQPAFDAAWGGDEAMYAERLGVERARTLNPYAALLRAGVPLALGSDSPVTPLDPWGTVRAAAFHRTPGHRVSVRAAFTAHTRGGWRAIGRDDAGVLVPGAPADYAVWRTGELVVQVPDDRVASWSTDPRSGTPGLPDLTPGAPLPVCLRTVVGGHTVFTRPNE
- a CDS encoding Lrp/AsnC family transcriptional regulator, which produces MEELDREIVELLVKDGRMSYTDLGKATGLSTSAVHQRVRRLEQRGVIRGYAAVVDPEAVGLPLTAFISVKPFDPSAPDDIADRLAEIPEIEACHSVAGDENYILKVRVATPLELEHLLARIRSLAGVSTRTTIVLSTPYEARPPRVG